The Planctomycetota bacterium DNA window GATCACCACGCCCCAAGGCGGCGGGTACAAGTCCCTCAACGTCACGACCCGAAAGACGCTCGGCCTCTACGCCAACGTCCGACCGTGTGTCGCATACGCCCCGTTCGTCCGTACCAAGCACGCGGGCATGGACGTGGTGATCGTGCGCGAGAACGAAGAGGACACCTACGCCGGCATCGAGCACCAGCAGACCGACGAGGTCGTGCAGTGCCTGAAGCTCGTCAGCCGCCCTGGTTGCGAGCGGGTCATTCGGTACGCCTTCGACTACGCGGTCCGCAATGGTCGAAAGAAGGTCACCTGCATGACCAAGGACAACATCATGAAGTTGACCGACGGCATGTTCCGCAAGGTGTTCGACGAAGTCGCCGCCGAGTACCCGGACATCCAGAGCGATCACTTCATCATCGATATCGGCGCGGCCCGCATGGCTGACACGCCCGAACAGTTTGACGTCGTCGTCACGATGAACCTCTACGGCGACATCCTCAGCGACATCGCGGCACAGGTCGCCGGCAGCGTCGGCCTCGCACCCTCGGCCAACATCGGCAAGACCTGCGCGATGTTCGAAGCGATTCATGGCTCGGCTCCCGACATCGCCGGCCAGGACATCGCCAACCCGAGCGGCCTGCTCCTGGCGGGCGTGATGATGCTTCGTCACCTCGGCCAGCACGATGCCGCCGCCCGCGTCCACAACGCCTGGCTCGCCGCCGTCGAGGGCGGCATCCACACCTCCGACATGCGGGGCGAGCACCATAACGAGCCGGCCATCGGCACCGTCGCCTTCGCCGACGCGGTCATCGCCCGCCTCGGCCAAGCCCCGAAGCAGCTACCGGCCACGAGCGATGCCGCACCGGCCATCGACTCCGATCCGGGCCAAGCCGCCGACGATGCGGTCCGCCCCACCGAGCCTGCGGCGAAGACGCTCGTTGGCGTTGACGTGTTCCTCCACTGGAACGCCGACGACCGTAATCCCGACACGCTCGCTGAAAAGCTCCGCGCCGCGTCGGCGAAGCTTCCGATCGAGCTGACGATGATCACCAACCGTGGCGTGAAGGTCTGGCCCGCCGGCCGCAGCGAAACCTTCTGCACCGATCACTGGCGTTGCCGCTTCAAAGCCGGCGGCGAGTCCTTCGACAACGGCCGCGTGATCGCCCTACTCGCCGCGCTGAACGTCGCCGGCCTCGACGCGGTAAAGACCGAGAACCTCTACGAGCTCGACGGCAAGCCGGCGTACTCGATGGGGCAAGGGGAGTAGTCCCAACTTCATGCGACAAGACGCCGAAGGCCGCGTGTGACGTGGCCTTCGGCGTTGAGCTTTCAACGCGTTAAGCTCTTGGCATGTCAATCGCCTCTTGGGTTTGGGCCATGCTTTTGTCGGCGGGCGTGGGCGATACCGTGAACATCACGCCACGGTTGGCCGTCAACGAAAATGGCTGCCCAACCATTTTCGTCCTGCATGTTCCGCCAAGCGACGTCGACCGATTCGTGTTGATCGAGCCGACCGGCAACGCGCTCAACGGGGTGGATCGGATCATGCCGCTGGGTGCCGTGGAGGTCCCCGCCGGGTCGAGCGTGTTGCCGGTCCTTCTTCCGATCATCGATGACAGGTTTGGCGAGATCGATGAGACAACGGTCGTCGTACCGCGATATCACCCGGAGCAGGAGTTAGCTGTAAAGGCCGCCGAGTCGGTCCTTGCCGACTTCGACGAGAGTTTTGCTCAACGCGTCAATGCCCTTCCGGCACTCTACCGCGTGCCACTGTTAGCAATGGGCGGCGAAAACCTCCGAATCTGGAGTGCGCCGATCACCTGGCACGAGTTAGTGGACGCGAGACGTGATGAGGCGTGCGTGCCGGTACTGCGGATCACCCCACCGCCGCGCGTGCTGGCCGCCCACGGTGATGCCCTCGACGCGGGCCAGCCGCTGCTCTTCGACATCAAGCAGGTGCCCAATCACGCGCGCGAAGTCTGGGCGCTACGCAAAACCTCGGGCTGGCGGCTCGGTGGCGACTTCCCAACGTGGGAACTCACACGCTTCTATCGCGACAGCCACACGGGGCAAAACGCGCGGATCACGCTCACCGCACCCCGCGATCCGTCGGCCGGCGAGGCATTTGTCATCTTCCGCGATCAACCCGAGCCATTCATCGCTGGCACGAAAACACCTAACGATGTCATCGACTTCATCGTCGAGGACGACGATGAAGCCACGACACGAGTACTTGGGGCGATGCACGAGCAATGGCCGCCACCGATGGATCGGCGGATCTGATTCGGGCGCGTCGGGCCATGGACCACGGCATACAACGACTTGGCCGACGATTACCCGGCGAACATGCCTCCGGTCCTGTTCTTCAGCGGCTATCTCGACGGCGACGCCGTGGGTGACGTGCTACGCGGCCACACGATCGATCGGCTGGTGCATGATCCGGTTGTCTCGTCATTTGGCACACTCCATCCGCCCACGCCAATGCTGCTCCCCGACGAGACGCGTGGGATGTTGCAACGGCTTCTCTTCGACGCCGGCCTGTGGCCGAACTTGGTCGAACTGGTAAGCGTGCTGCCACACGAACAGAGTGCGCTGCTCAACGCGTTGGTGCTCGACTCGATCGATCAGGTGGCAGTCGGCCGGCTGATCGAAAAGTTGGACTCCCACGACTTCATTACCCGCCGTGCGGCCGTAAGACGCTTGATCGACCTCGGCGTTGCCGGAGAGATACTTGTTGGTCGACTCGACCCGAAAACACTCACGGCCGAACAGGCGGCACTGCTTCGCAACATCGCCGTCCAACGCCGATCTTGGCTCGCGTTATCCAGAGACCTGTCGCCGCAGGAACGAGAGACGTTCATGCGCTATCACGCCGATCCACGCGTTCGCACTGCCGACCGGCCGGAGCGCTGATTCGCGGCTCAGCCGGCAACCTTCGCCTTGCGGCGGGGGACGCGCTTGCGGCCCAGGGCGTCGGTTTCGGTTTCGACTTTGCTCGCGCGGCCGGTCGGGGCGGCTTTGCTGATGTCGATGCTGTCGTTGCCTTCGCCGTGCTCTTCGAGGGCGGCGGCGAGGCGGCGGCGGGCGAAGCCGACGTATTCCTCGTTCTGCTCAAGGCCGACGTACTTGCGACCGAGCAGGGCCGACGCGACGACGGTGGTGCCCGAGCCGTTGAACGGGTCGAGCACGACATCACCGGGGTTGGAGCTGACCTTCACGATCCGCTCGAGCACGGCCAGCGGCATCTGGCAGCCGTGCCAGCCCTCACGCTCCTTGAACGTCCCGCACAACCGCGACTCGAACCAGACGTCGTCGTCCTGGTTGAACAAGTCACCCTGCGCTTCTTGCGGACGCAGGTACCAGGTGTCGTCTGGGATCTTGCCCTTCTTGGACGCCCGCTTGTCGTTGTAGATCAGCTGCCGGGCCGACGGCACGCGGATGGCGTCGGCGTTGAAGGTGAAGTTCTTCTCGTCCTTGACGAAGTAAAGGATGTGCGTGTGGCTGCGGGCGAACTTCTGCTTGGGCTGTTGGCCGAACGTGTAGTGCCAGACGATCCAGTTGCGGAGGTTGAAGCCGACGCTCTTGGCCGCGACGCACAGCTCCGCTGCGTACTCGTCGCCGATGGCGAGGTAGAAGCTGCCGTTGTCCTTGAGCGCACGATGCACGGCCTTCATCCAGTCGGTCGACCAGTGCACGTACTGCTCGGCGGGTTTCTCGTCCTCGTAGCCGTTGTAGAGGTAGCCGATGTTGAACGGCGGGTCGGCGAAGCACAGGTCGGCCCACCCCGGCTTGGCCGCGTTGAGCAGTTCGAGGCTGTCGCCGGGGATGATCTGGTCGGGCTTCACGTTACCGGACGGATCATACAGTTCGGGAACGATTCGGCCCACCACATCCGGTGAACTTTCCTTGAGCTTCCGCAAGCCCTTGTTGAAGGCTTGCTTGCGGTCGGCCGGGACGATCGGGGCTTTCTTCGTGGAACGAACCATGATCGGTGCATCGTCCGATAAGCCGCAGGTGCTTGATTGAAACCGGAAACCATATCGCACGTCTGCAGCCCATCATACAGTCATGTCGATGAGTGAGAGCGGACGGCATCTAGGTACAGACAAGGCTCGGCGACGAATCACGGCTGCGAAACGTGAACGATTAGCCAAGTTAGACCTAGCGGGTCTGGGGCTCGCTACGGTGCCGCCGGGAATTGAAGAGCTCCCATGGCTAAGGCGACTTGATCTGGGTAACAACCAACTCACCGCCCTTCCGGAAGAGATCGAGTCACTCACCGAGCTGCAGGAGCTGGTCCTCAGCCGCAACCGTCTCGCCACACTGCCGCCAGAAATCACGAAACTCACCACACTAGAAAGCCTGGACCTCCGCCACAACCAACTCGACACGCTGCCGCCAGAGATCGCAAAGCTCACCACGCTCCAG harbors:
- a CDS encoding site-specific DNA-methyltransferase, which codes for MVRSTKKAPIVPADRKQAFNKGLRKLKESSPDVVGRIVPELYDPSGNVKPDQIIPGDSLELLNAAKPGWADLCFADPPFNIGYLYNGYEDEKPAEQYVHWSTDWMKAVHRALKDNGSFYLAIGDEYAAELCVAAKSVGFNLRNWIVWHYTFGQQPKQKFARSHTHILYFVKDEKNFTFNADAIRVPSARQLIYNDKRASKKGKIPDDTWYLRPQEAQGDLFNQDDDVWFESRLCGTFKEREGWHGCQMPLAVLERIVKVSSNPGDVVLDPFNGSGTTVVASALLGRKYVGLEQNEEYVGFARRRLAAALEEHGEGNDSIDISKAAPTGRASKVETETDALGRKRVPRRKAKVAG
- a CDS encoding NADP-dependent isocitrate dehydrogenase, which encodes MQNNSSAVQLEDSIPSNTDPIRTAITVARGDGIGPEIMDATLRILEAAGAELEIEEVAIGEAVYKSGITSGIGEEVWASLERTGVFLKAPITTPQGGGYKSLNVTTRKTLGLYANVRPCVAYAPFVRTKHAGMDVVIVRENEEDTYAGIEHQQTDEVVQCLKLVSRPGCERVIRYAFDYAVRNGRKKVTCMTKDNIMKLTDGMFRKVFDEVAAEYPDIQSDHFIIDIGAARMADTPEQFDVVVTMNLYGDILSDIAAQVAGSVGLAPSANIGKTCAMFEAIHGSAPDIAGQDIANPSGLLLAGVMMLRHLGQHDAAARVHNAWLAAVEGGIHTSDMRGEHHNEPAIGTVAFADAVIARLGQAPKQLPATSDAAPAIDSDPGQAADDAVRPTEPAAKTLVGVDVFLHWNADDRNPDTLAEKLRAASAKLPIELTMITNRGVKVWPAGRSETFCTDHWRCRFKAGGESFDNGRVIALLAALNVAGLDAVKTENLYELDGKPAYSMGQGE